A single region of the Streptomyces sp. NBC_00236 genome encodes:
- a CDS encoding glycosyltransferase family 2 protein — protein MSKLPIAVAIPTKNEGLNIAEAVKSVLGHFEAVVVVDSHSTDDTAKIAAECGAEVVMYTWDGGHPRKKQWCLDHVRTDLDWILLLDGDERLSPGLLAELRQIFADPDAPRPAAYDIPLGYWFSGKRLRHGYTIRKRSLTDRTRSHYPEVGDLAAPGIGEVEGHYQPVADSAQSLRNPIEHQDLDPVTAWFERHNRYSDWEAWLEHHPDVKEQVRRVKSRQGQLFHKAPFKPLVSFAYMYVYRRGFLDGRAGLDFALAMSFYRWQIALKSRERPSP, from the coding sequence ATGAGCAAACTGCCGATAGCCGTGGCGATCCCCACGAAGAACGAGGGGCTCAACATCGCCGAGGCGGTGAAGTCGGTGCTCGGACACTTCGAGGCGGTCGTCGTCGTCGACTCGCACAGCACCGACGACACGGCCAAGATCGCCGCGGAGTGCGGGGCCGAGGTCGTGATGTACACCTGGGACGGCGGGCACCCCAGGAAGAAGCAGTGGTGCCTGGACCACGTCCGCACGGACCTGGACTGGATCCTGCTGCTCGACGGCGACGAGCGGCTGAGCCCGGGTCTGCTGGCCGAACTGCGGCAGATCTTCGCCGATCCGGACGCGCCCCGGCCGGCCGCGTACGACATCCCGCTGGGGTACTGGTTCTCGGGGAAGCGGCTGCGACACGGATACACCATCCGCAAGCGCTCGCTGACCGATCGCACCCGCAGCCACTACCCGGAGGTGGGCGATCTCGCCGCGCCGGGCATCGGCGAGGTGGAGGGGCACTACCAGCCGGTCGCGGACAGCGCGCAGTCCCTCCGCAACCCGATCGAGCACCAGGACCTCGATCCGGTGACCGCCTGGTTCGAGCGGCACAACAGGTACTCGGACTGGGAGGCGTGGCTTGAGCACCACCCCGACGTCAAGGAACAGGTGCGCCGGGTCAAGTCGCGGCAGGGGCAGCTGTTCCACAAGGCGCCGTTCAAACCGCTGGTGTCCTTCGCGTACATGTACGTGTACCGGCGGGGCTTCCTGGACGGGCGGGCGGGGCTCGACTTCGCGCTGGCGATGAGCTTCTACCGGTGGCAGATCGCGCTCAAGTCACGGGAGAGGCCGTCTCCTTGA